Proteins from a single region of Peptococcaceae bacterium:
- a CDS encoding metalloregulator ArsR/SmtB family transcription factor produces MPKEVCEDRHLNHHRVQAVKENSLKPDEVSGVSEIFKAMGDATRIRILHALAQGELCVCDLEEALGMSQPAVSHQLRVLRNLRLVKNRKEGKKVYYSLDDEHIINLFSQGLAHVRHQ; encoded by the coding sequence ATGCCCAAAGAAGTATGCGAGGACAGGCACCTTAATCACCACAGGGTGCAGGCGGTTAAGGAAAACAGCCTGAAGCCGGACGAGGTGTCGGGGGTGTCCGAGATCTTTAAGGCGATGGGCGATGCAACCCGCATAAGAATCCTCCATGCTCTCGCCCAGGGAGAGTTGTGCGTCTGCGACCTGGAAGAAGCGCTGGGAATGTCGCAGCCGGCGGTTTCCCACCAGTTGAGGGTTTTGCGAAACCTGCGGCTTGTCAAGAACAGGAAGGAAGGGAAGAAGGTCTATTATTCCCTGGATGATGAACACATCATAAACCTGTTTTCCCAGGGACTGGCTCATGTCAGGCATCAATAG
- a CDS encoding DUF169 domain-containing protein: MSEIQEKNMLINQKIEYHIRPLTFPVGIKMVKPGEKINTIKYRKLPDKYNLCQFITLARYDRCHQDVYYIEKEDIICSMAWVIMGFKDWPQPFTDGSQFLNIHHQRREDSAESVSSVPCIPKGSVKSFIIGPLEKMDVKPDIIFWGVIPGQLNRVSEGYQWFNPGGLNIRFSGICGICGWTVAKAYVDKTVAVGIPCQGARRFGNYQDIELAIAISSEVLDNFLDGLEKTFATGHSYPIGIGVYPNPPHAPHYRIIEWPNKIEKV, translated from the coding sequence ATGAGTGAGATTCAAGAGAAAAATATGTTAATAAACCAAAAAATAGAGTATCATATTCGACCATTAACGTTTCCTGTAGGAATTAAAATGGTTAAACCGGGTGAGAAAATAAATACGATTAAATACAGGAAATTGCCCGATAAGTATAATCTATGCCAGTTCATTACCTTGGCGCGTTATGATCGATGCCATCAGGATGTATATTATATAGAAAAAGAAGACATTATATGTTCTATGGCTTGGGTAATTATGGGATTTAAAGATTGGCCTCAACCTTTTACCGATGGAAGCCAGTTTTTAAACATCCATCATCAACGCCGTGAAGATAGTGCAGAATCTGTATCCTCTGTTCCCTGTATACCCAAGGGTTCAGTAAAAAGTTTTATCATCGGCCCTTTGGAGAAAATGGACGTTAAACCTGATATCATTTTTTGGGGGGTTATACCTGGACAACTAAACAGGGTCTCGGAAGGGTACCAGTGGTTTAATCCCGGAGGATTAAATATCAGATTTTCCGGAATATGCGGAATCTGTGGCTGGACGGTAGCGAAAGCTTATGTAGATAAAACTGTAGCTGTAGGTATTCCCTGTCAAGGAGCAAGAAGATTTGGTAATTATCAGGATATTGAATTGGCCATTGCTATATCATCGGAAGTTCTTGATAACTTCCTGGACGGCTTGGAAAAAACATTTGCTACCGGGCACTCTTATCCCATAGGCATCGGCGTTTATCCTAATCCCCCTCATGCACCCCATTACCGAATTATTGAATGGCCGAATAAAATTGAAAAAGTATAA